Proteins from one Haloarchaeobius litoreus genomic window:
- a CDS encoding protein-L-isoaspartate(D-aspartate) O-methyltransferase, whose protein sequence is MTFEAARESLVDRLARRSDIRRESTLEAMRAVPRHEFVPESRRKNAYADRPLPIGDDATISAPHMVAIMVDALDLSPGDQVLEVGTGCGYHAAVTAEVVGPENVFSVEYSDRLAEEARERLDRLGYDDIGIRAGDGSEGWPEHAPYDAAYLTCAAPEFPSAVVEQVRPGGVVLAPIGTDRQTLVHATRRADGSLDREDRGGVRFVRMQ, encoded by the coding sequence ATGACCTTCGAGGCCGCCCGCGAGTCGCTGGTCGACCGGCTCGCCCGCCGGAGCGACATCCGGCGCGAGTCGACGCTGGAGGCGATGCGGGCGGTCCCGAGACACGAGTTCGTCCCCGAATCGAGGCGGAAGAACGCCTACGCCGACCGTCCACTCCCCATCGGAGACGATGCGACCATCAGCGCGCCGCACATGGTCGCCATCATGGTCGACGCGCTCGACCTCTCGCCCGGCGACCAGGTGCTCGAGGTCGGCACCGGCTGTGGCTACCACGCCGCCGTCACCGCCGAGGTCGTCGGCCCCGAGAACGTCTTCTCCGTGGAGTACAGCGACCGCCTCGCCGAGGAGGCCCGCGAACGGCTGGACCGGCTGGGCTACGACGACATCGGAATCAGAGCGGGCGACGGAAGCGAGGGCTGGCCCGAGCACGCCCCCTACGACGCGGCCTACCTGACCTGCGCTGCACCCGAGTTCCCGAGCGCGGTCGTCGAGCAGGTCAGACCGGGCGGCGTCGTCCTCGCCCCCATCGGCACCGACCGGCAGACGCTCGTCCACGCGACCCGACGGGCCGACGGCTCGCTCGACCGCGAGGACCGCGGTGGGGTCCGCTTCGTCCGGATGCAGTGA